In Neovison vison isolate M4711 chromosome 11, ASM_NN_V1, whole genome shotgun sequence, one genomic interval encodes:
- the LOC122889784 gene encoding cytochrome c oxidase subunit 7B2, mitochondrial, translated as MFPLTRNALNQFKIRSIQQLRSRQSHKNHSQDFHDRYGNTVLASGTAFCVVAWVFTATQIGIEWNLSPVGRVTPKEWNDE; from the coding sequence ATGTTTCCCTTGACCAGAAATGCACTAAATCAGTTCAAGATTCGAAGCATTCAACAACTTAGGTCAAGACAGAGTCACAAAAATCATTCTCAAGATTTTCATGATAGATACGGTAACACTGTATTAGCCAGTGGGACGGCTTTCTGTGTTGTTGCATGGGTGTTCACGGCCACACAGATTGGAATAGAATGGAACCTGTCTCCAGTCGGCAGGGTCACCCCAAAAGAATGGAATGATGAATAA